The genome window CATTTATCAAGATTATCTATAATGCTCTCAGAAATGTTTCACAccagtgttaatgtgtgtgtaccTCTAGAATCACCCCCACCCCACTGGGAGAGGGAAAGAGCACCACCACTATAGGACTGGTCCAGGCTCTGGGGGCTCACATGAAGCTCAACGTCTTCGCCTGTGTCCGCCAGCCCTCCCAAGGCCCCACCTTCGGAATTAAAGGTGAGCACTGTTTGATGCTGCCTTTTACCGACTGGTTGGATGCCTTTTGTGTGAAAATGTAAGGCTTTACCAATGCTCAGTTGTTATCAATGCTAAATGCCTGGAATGTTCTATCTATAGGAGGTGCTGCTGGAGGTGGATATTCTCAAGTAATTCCCATGGAGGAGGTACAGCACTGAATGATTTCCATTCTGTTCCAGACATTGATCATTCAGGAAGTGGTTTCGGTATAAAGCTCTATTTCACCATATGGTTTAATTCTGATTTCAGTTCAACCTCCACCTCACTGGAGATATCCACGCCATCACAGCTGCCAACAACCTGGTGGCGGCCGCCATAGATGCCCGTCTGTTCCATGAAGCCACCCAAACAGACAAGGTGAACCCTCTCGGTTGCTGACATCTGTTCTTGAGAAAGATTGCACTGCACAAGGTGGTATTCCATGTTTGATTGTGTGTGTCGGTCCATTTCTTATCTTTCTTACTCATTCCCTCTCCCACAGGCTTTATATAACCGTCTGGTCCCTCTTAGTGGAGGTCAGAGGACATTCTCCCCCATCCAGATAAACAGACTAAAGGTACAAACTCAATTGTATCCGTGGATGACAATGCCATTATTATCTTGACTGTCTTAGGGAGGGAATTACTCTACTATTGTCTCTGTATGTGATCCCTGTAGAGACTGGGCATTGAGAAGACTGACCCCACCACTCTGACCGAGGAGGAGATAACCCGCTTTGCCCGACTAGACATGGACCCTGACTCCATCACCTGGCACAGAGGTACTGAAGACTGTACTGGATATGTACCCTGAGTGGCCTGACTGTTGTGTATAATGTATACTATactacagggctctccaaccctgttcctggagagctacagtcctgtaggttttcactccaaccctaatctagcacacctgattgtaATGGTTAGCTGGTTGACaagctgaaccaggttagttacaactggggttggagtgaaaacatacaggagggtagctctccagaaaccgggttggagagccctgctacACTATGACATGTCAGTGTTGAGATGTAGAacagtgttttaatgggtctTTGTGTCATTTCAGTGTTAGACACCAATGATCGTTTCCTGAGGAAGATCACCATTGGCCAATCGCCGACTGAGAAGGGACACACTAGGGAGGTATGTAAAAGTTCACAGTACACATGCTTTTCTTCCATTAGTTAGTCACCCACTGATACTGAGCTGTTGACTCTTGTTCTGTCCTCCTCCCCCAGGCTCAGTTCAGCATCACGGTGGCCAGTGAGATCATGGCCGTGCTGGCTCTCACCAGCAGCCTGAAGGACATGCGCCAGCGCCTGGCCAAGATGGTGGTGGCAACCAGCCGCAGTGGGCAACCCATCACCACAGAGGACCTGGTAAGTGGCCGTAGTCTCCCTCTCACACTGTCAACCAACACATAAACATTTGAGGTTTGTGATGAGTGCTTGTTGATTCTGGCCTTAAAAGATTCTCACCATTTCGTTGTTCCCTCTGTGCAGGGTGTGAGTGGAGCCCTGACTGTGCTGATGAGGGATGCCATCAAGCCCAACCTGATGCAGACTCTGGAGGTGGGCGGGATAGGGAAGGGAGGGAGTTCCTCAGGGTGGAACTGTACTGGCCTGgcaactggaggagaggagatggaagcaAAGCCATGTGGGAAAATGGGTTTCAGATTCTTTAATTGGTTAGGGTAGTATGGATGTGAAGCTTCCTATGTTCTCACGGAGCAGTGATGACACAGTCTGGAGAAGACAGACAGCGTGTGCTTGTGGCTGTTTTTAGTTTAGTTACTAATCCCCTGTTTCTCTTTGAGAAGTTCTGAGGCAGGATTGGGTACAAAGTAGCTAATCTATTTTTATCAAATCAACAGATATTCCAAAGCCTTGAACTTGCTTAGCTAAGTTTGATGACTGCAGATATATGATTCTGAGTCTATGGTGTTTGATGTGGTAGACTTGACTTCTGTGAGTCAGAGTGGTGACATTGCCACTGGCTGAGTGTGTGTTCTGCTGCTGGATAATTGAGAGGAGTTTCTCTACAGGGAACCCCCGTTTTCGTCCACGCCGGACCTTTCGCCAACATCGCCCACGGCAACTCCTCCATCCTGGCTGATAAGATAGCCCTGAAGCTGGTCGGCCCAGAGGGATTTGTGGGTAAGTGGAGCTGAAACACACAGCCTCTCCCTTGGCAAAAAACAAAACTATGAACACCTCTTGTAATGTGAGTGTTGGTTGTTTCTCTCGTGGGACAGTGACTGAGGCTGGGTTCGGCGCTGACATCGGCATGGAGAAATTCTTCAACATCAAATGCCGCTACTCCGGCCTGCGGCCTCacgtggtggtgctggtggccaCCGTCCGAGCCCTGAAGATGCATGGAGGTGGGCCAACGGTGAGTGACTGCACAGTTTACTGGGGGTCTTTGAAATCTTTCTACCCTTGTTCCAATGGGCAGCTTTCAGAAAAAACTATTAAAGGGCAGGTTTTGCCCCCTCAAAAGAAGAGTAGCGGTTGCTCAGTGTCGTCAATTATAATCATCAGATCAACCTAGAGAATGTTCACATTAATGTCCTatataccgttcaaaagtttggggtcacttaaatgtccttgtttttttaaagaaaagcacactttttctttttaaataacatcaaattgatcagaaatacagtgtagatgttgtaaattactattgtagctggaaatattCAATTTTGCATAGaagtccagcatcccggagtcgcctcttcactgttgacgttgagactggtgttttgcgggtactattcaatgaagctgccagttgaggacttgtgaggcgtccgtttctcaaactagacactctaatgtacttgtcctcttgctcagttgtgcaccgggcctcccactcctctttctattctggttagagccagtttgcactgttcggtgaagggagtagtacaccgttgtatgagatcttcagtttcttgacaatttctcgcatggaatagccttaatttttcAGAACAAAAatggactgacgagtttcagaagaaaggtccttgtttctggccattttgagcctataatcaAACCCAcacatgctgatgctccagatactcaactagtctaaagaaggccagttttattgcttctttaatcagaacaacagttttcagctgtgctaacatcattgcaaaaggtttttctaatgatcaattagccttctaaaattataaaacttggattagctaacacaacgtgccattggaacacaggagtgatggttgctgataatgggcctctgtatgcctatgtagatattccattaaaaatctgcaatttccagctacaatagtcatttgcaacattaacaatgtatacactgtatttctgatcaatttgatgttatttgcttttctttcaaaaacaaggacatttctaagtgaccccaaacttttgaacggtagtgtatatattctcTCCTATAGAATGTCCTGTCCCGCTTCAATCAATGCAGGTGCACTGCTGAGAATGTAATTCCATTTCCTGCTTGGAGGTCACACAGGAAGACCTGTCATTCTGCTGCTTTAGCTCCATCCCCACAAACACTAGTATGTTTCATGTCCTTGGACAGGGAATAGGGATACAGCCCCTTATTGTTTGTTCTAGGTTAGTAATTTGATAGCTTTTTGACTGATCTTTCTCCTTTGATGCAGGTTACTGCTGGGATGGCCCTGCCCAAAGAATATGTGGAAGAGGTAAGACACTTCTCTGCGCCTCACCCCCACTCTCTCACTTCAGCCCCACCCCTTTTACATCGCATCACATCAGGGAAAGAGCAGCCATCCTAAATGTTCCACTTCCCTTTTATGATAATGTTCTGTTAATGGCATATTGCTCATCCTCTGCACAAGTTGGTTTTAAGTagagctgtggcggtcatgaaattgtCAGCCGGTCatagtaattgaccgttaattaacataaacatcaAATATTTTCTCCGAACAATTTGAGGGAGAGCGCACATGCGgcaattctgtgttgagcggttaacaaagaaacaggtactcctatatgcttaatttagagttatttatgtaactttagttatgggctatatgtttagatttttaattCATTCttaggctgcatgatgcgactaatgatttgaaaaaagttgcatgaatgGCATGAGCTGTGCTTTGTTTTATTGCGCAGGCTGttcacacttcatcagtctctcattcacaatttgacaagcacttgatttTGACAAGCAATTTGACAAGCCTTGAATTTCCAGGCTGCatccctttgtgtggccgtaatgccccctaaaaaaatctaTGCCTTTTGTGGCCGTTGTGcgcttgggctgaatataataattcccttctcccagctgcatgccgaagcacctctcactcacatggctctgtcACATGATCAggcctttctcacaggctacaagtgaagaccgaCACATCCGGGATGCAACTGCGCACGTCTTTATCCAATTCTGAGGTGCATATTGATGATAtttgaagaactgtccacatgtacttttcgtcagccaacaagatgagtaggcctaaagaacagcaaaagcactagccgatgtcaatctactatcccccatagtacaaacgtTGACTTATTCTGTGcgataaataaatattccaaacatattcTAGGGCAGTTGTGGGATGtgagatcccaaatgaatacaaccactagcatcaaaaaacctgtttttaagCAATGAGCCTGACTCAATAGATGAGCaggtttagcttaaaatgttgaactATTTGGTTATTTCTTCACATAAGTGCAGCAATGCACATAGGCTATAAGCgggaatgttccattagcaggaaaacaccattctccaaagtgaccacaaatgtgattatgcatgtaatgcttttattattaaggtgcatttttatggtgaaaatgaactTCTCAAACTTCAAACTCACGCGCTgcgtatgtatgccagttaggctctacacccgttgtaaagcggattaatgtgcttcattttaagaagttatttggtcactttagttgtgatacaaaccttaccaaaacataggcctatgggctaggctatatGAGGTGTGCGacctatgatttgaaaaagtaggAGGAGAAAAAAAGCATGTGCTGTTTTTTAAgatgggcatcattcacaagtgataggctaatattttcacccatcacactattcttgatttaatcttgtctttacatatattatttagcttgtgtgaaatttgttttgatttagaatggaccattatcatgtgGCAGCAATACGGTCACCGTAAGCGCCCTAGTCGTAAGACTTCATTAGAAGGCATCAAGAGCATGTGTGTGGTATTTTCTTTGTGTCTTGTGACACAATTCTCATCTGATGCAATTAGTTGAGCTGAACTACACAGGCTCATCCATTATGCAGTGCAATTAGGTCCAGTTCACATGCTCCCTTGATTTTACATGGACCATTGCCCAATACCTACTGGCTACATGTGATCATTGATGTGAGTAGAAAATAGCTCCACTTAACTCCCTCTCGGGTGTCTCTACAAAGCCAGAGTGTATGCAgtatattatacactgctcaaaaaaataaagggaacacttaaacaacacaatgtaactccaagtcaatcacacttctgtgaaatcaaactgtccacttaggaagcaacactgattggcaataaatttcacatgctgttgtgcaaatggaatagacaacaggtggaaattataggcaattagcaagacacccccaataaaggagtggttctgcaggtggggaccacagaccacttctcagttcctatgcttcctggctgatgttttggtcacttttgaatgctggcggtgctttcactctagtggtagcatgagacggagtctacaacccacacaagtggctcaggtagtgcagctcatccaggatggcacatcaatgcgagctgtggcaagaaggtttgctgtgtctgtcagcgtagtgtccagagcatggaggcgctaccaggagacaggccagtacatcaggagacgtggaggaggccgtaggagggcaacaacccagcagcaggaccgctacctccgcctttgtgcaaggaggagcaggagaagcactgccagagccctgcaaaatgacctccagcaggccacaaatgtgcatgtgtctgctcaaacggtcagaaacagactccatgagggtggtatgagggcccgacgtccacaggtgggggttgtgcttacagcccaacaccgtgcaggacgtttggcatttgccagagaacaccaagattggcaaattcgccactggcgccccctgtgctcttcacagatgaaagcaggttcacactgagcacgtgacagacgtgacagagtctggagacgccgtggagaacgttctgctgcctgcaacatcctccagcatgaccggtttggcggtgggtcagtcatggtgtggggtggcatttctttggggggccgcacagccctccatgtgctcgccagaggtagccttactgccattaggtaccgagatgagatcctcagaccccttgtgagaccatatgctggtgcggttggccctgggttcctcctaatgcaagacaatgctagacctcatgtggctggagtgtgtcagcagttcctgcaagaggaaggcattgatgctatggactggcccgcccgttccccagacctgaatccaattgagcacatctgggacatcatgtctcgctccatccaccaacgccacgttgcaccacagactgtccaggagttggcgaatgctttagtccaggtctgggaggagatccctcaggagaccatccgccacctcatcaggagcatgcccagacgttgtagggaggtcatacaagcacgtggaggccacacacactactgagcctcattttgacttgttttaaggacattacatcaaagttggatcagcctgtagtgtggttttccactttaattttgagtgtgactccaaatccagacctccatgggttgataaattggatttccattgattatttttgtgtgattttgttgtcagcacattcaactatgtaaagaaaaaagtatttaataagattatttctttcattcagatctaggatgtgttgtttaagtgtccctttatttttttagcagtatataatAGCtgtataaacaaataaaaaaacactttgtgtgtttctgtgtagaACCTTGAGCTGCTGGAGAAGGGCTGCAGTAACATGAGGAAACAAGTGGAGAATGCCAGGCACTTTGGAGTGCCAGTGGTGGTGGCCGTCAATGCTTTCAAGTAAGTCCTAGTCATGGTGGTGAGCATCTGAAACTATTTTACCCCTCTTGTCCTGTgttttgacctctgacctgtgtcTCCCTGACTGCAGGACGGACACTGAATCAGAGCTGGACCTGATCTGCACCCTGGCCAAGGAAGTGGGGGCCTTTGATGCGGTGCGCTGCTCTCACTGGGCTGAAGGGGGTGCTGGTGCCGTGGCACTGGGACAGGCTGTGCGGAGGGCTTCTGAGGCCCCCAGTGACTTCAAGTTCCTCTATGATGTGGAGGTAAAGCGAGCGTCGGCCTCAGTCAAAGACCTTGTTTTTCACTATATGACATGGATGCATTGATTTCATCCTGCTCAGGAAATCAATTGATGAAATCAATTATTTTTCTTCCATTCATCTCATCAGTCTTGTCATATCTGTAGATGACATAAATCACTGATTCACTTCTGAGACCTAGATGACTGTTTTATCATAGTATTTATACATCAAGTGTTTTCCCAGAATAGTATAACTTAATCTTTCTCCTCATGTACTGTTGCAAATGCGTGCATTACATTTAAACATGTTGGaggatcagtgtagatgaactgaACCAGTTCTATGGTACTCATATGTTGTACGTATGTGTATTTTTGTCTGTCTGAATCGCCTGTAGCTGCCCATTGCGGATAAGATCCGGATCATTGCTCAGAAGATCTATGGGGCTGATGACATAGAGCTGCTGCCAGATGCCCAGCACAAGGTGGCGCTCTACACCAAACAGGTACAATAGCTATGAGACCAAGGCGTTTAATGGAGACGGTTCTTTGTTTACATGCTTTGTATAGAACCTATTTGTTTGTAGCACACTACTCATTGATTTCTGGAGCACATTTTCAACCTTTACCTTGACGGTTCAAGAAAACAGTCTGGAGGGTTCACATTTCTATTTGAGGTTTTACTCTCCTTTCAATGAACGCCATATTTGTTTTGTTCAGGGCTTTGGGAATCTGCCCATCTGCATGGCAAAGACCCACCTGTCCCTGTCCCACGAGGCGGATAAGAAGGGCGTGCCCACAGGTTTCGTCCTGCCCATCAGAGACATCCGTGCCAGTGTGGGTGCTGGGTTCCTCTACCCTCTGGTTGGCACGGTAAGAAAGCACTGGCCTGGAGAATAACTGTATTTAAAATATCCATGATCTCAGCAGAAAATCAACTGAATCAATGAAGAGTCAAATCAATCTCTTGATCAGAGGACACAAAGTACTAGTACAGTTTATTCATTTTTTGGCCCCATCTTAGATGCCCACAATTCCAGGGCTGCCCACAAGGCCCTGTTTCTATGACATTGACCTAGACCCTGAGACTGAGCAGGTCAACGGACTCTTCTAAGAGGGGCTCCACCCTGTTTAACGGTAAGGAATCCTCTACATTACAGCTATACAAATGATGCAACAACCCATACAAGCATACAGATATGGTTGATGTCTAATGATTCTTGTTATTTTTCTCTTTTGCTCTATCTTTCCATTAACAGAGGTGGTCTGCAGCCCCCAAAACAAGGCCTAATGAAATGTGATGGAGTAGTAACTGGAAGCACTTACCTCCCTTGTCAATAATGTCCTGTATTTTTCACTGTCGTTGACGTCTGTCAATAATACATTTTCTCTGCCCATGGTCACTGAAGGGTAAATTAAAGAAACTTAATTAAGAAACGGTTTGTCCTCTGATATTATTCTGTATTTAATTCAAGATGGGGGGAAATTGCCTGTTTACATTAATTTAAAAACATTCTCTGGTACCTTTTTGTATACTTTTTTGCCAGTAGCTCTGAAAGTAGCACTCACGAGACAGAAGTGGTCCCTGAAAAATGTGTACTATCActtatgtgcaccacgtcattgctctctctcgtGTCCACTGAGCCATTGGGCCCACCCTGCAAACTCATCTGATAATGCTGGGCAGGCCTCTTGCTAGCTGTTGCTCAAATGTGAGGGGCTGAAGCTAATTGGCTAGAACTCGAATTGCTAGGGTGCTGGCCCACGTGTAGGGAAAATGGCAcggcacagcttccagaaaagtttctttcaaactagggatttcgtggctaattgagTTAAAAGATTAATTTTGCTCTTAGATCATTCATCTATGAACTACACCTTGAGACATACAGCCCAAAGAGGGAGGTTAAAAAAAACGTAATCACCAAAGTACCGGAGCATGTTTTTAATAATCACCTCTGAACATAAacaaccaggcgaggcaatcatttgagaaaccaaggctgttgagtctgccaataagaatgttgtgattgacagtcgaaagccttagccaggtcgatgaatacggctgcacagtaatgtctcttatcgatggcggttatgatttcatttaggaccttgagcgtggctgaggtgcacccatgaccagctctgaaaccagattgcatagcggagaatgtacggtgggattcgaaatggtcggtaatctgtttgttaacttggctttcaaagactttagaaaggcagggtagaatagatataggtctgtagcagtttgggtctagaatgtctccccctttgaagagggggatgaccgcggcagctttccaatctatgggaatctcagacgatacaaaagagaggttgaacaggcaagtaataggggttgcaacaatttcggcagataatttgagaaagaggatccagattgtctagcccggctgatttgtaggggtccagattttgcagctctttcagaacatcagctatctggatttgggtgaaggagaagtgggggaggcttgggcgagttgctgtggggggtggaggtaAGCCAGGTGGAAGGCatagccagccgtagaaaaattcttattgaaattctcaattatagtgtatttatcggtggtgacagtgtttcctagcctcagtgcagtgggcatctgggaggaggtgctcttattctccatggactttacagtgtcccagaacttttttgagtttgtgctacaggatgcaaatttctgcttgaaaaagcttgccttagctttcctaacttccctgaaaagttgcatatcacgggggctattcgatgctaatgcagaacgccataggatgtttttgtgctggtcaagggcagtcaggtctggagagaaccaagcatatctgttcctggttctacattttttgaatggggcatgcttatttaagatggtgaggaaggcacttttaaagaataaccaagcatcctctactgacgtgatgaggtcaatatccttccaggatacccgggccacgtcgattagaaaggccttcctcgctgaagtgttttagggagcgtttgacagtgatgaggggtggtcatttgaccggaGACccgttacggatgcaggcaatgaggcagtgatcgctgagatcttggttgaaaacagcagaggtgtatttggagggcaagttggttaggatgatatctatgaaggtgcccgtgtttaccgatttggggttgtacctggtgggttcattgataatttgtgtgagattgaaggcatcaagcttagattgtaggatggccggggtgttaagcatgtcacagtttaggtcacctagcggaaaggtgtgccaagcttgtagcgtcatactcaagactgtaaacgctgccaaaggtgcttcaacaaagtactgagtaaagagtctgaatatttatgtaaatgtgatctttccgttttttgctttgtcattatggtgtattgtgtgtagattgtcgCCCCCCcatcaatgtaatacattttcgataaggctgtaacgtagcaaaatgtggaaaaagtcaaggggtctgaatactttccaaatgctatgtgtgggtgggtgggtttgaGGTTCCAGTCTGCATTAGTTCTGTGACTGGCAATCAGAGAAGCTCCATTCATTAGAGATTAATATGAGGCTGACATGGACCACCTGCTGGGGCTGCCGTCTGCCTAGCAGCACAACTACATGCAGAATCAAAGCCAGGGAGCATGGCTGTTTCATTATGCTACTCGCAGGAAAAACGGACACCACTATAGTCTTAACTCACAACGCTACGACCTCTATTTCACTGCTATTGAGTTCATTATAAACACAGGGATTCATAAACTACcatacactgactgactgaaatCAATCAGAGCTCAAAGGGAGGGTCTTGGTGCATCATTTATGTTCTGGGGACAATTTGTGATAACTTTAAACCCGAAATACACCACAACTATGTTGTAGTGATAGTGGGCAGGGCAACAATATCACTGCTACATGTCAATTAATGCGTCACTTTGGAAACGGGGTAGGATGCTGCTCCATTTGCCGAGGTATGAGAGGGCTCCTTGGACACTTATGCATGGACTGTGAGTTGGAAATAAGTATGCGCTGTCAAGACATCTTCGGGTATTGTGCCACCATGTATCTCATGGCATTGAGGAATTCAAAAATATTGAGCTATAGAGTTTTACAAACAGTAAGTAAAACATGCATTTTTGAATTGCTTTACTCTAATTTCCATGGTTCAATTTAATTGCAATTCATTAGGATATGCAACTTGGCTTTACCTGATTGTTACCTTTCTTTAGTTTCTTCATTATTAGCCTAATAAATGTAAACTAATAACAGCCTCAAATTTCATTGAGTCGTGGATGAGTTATGGGGTAAAAATGGACAACTAATGTTGGGTAAAAAATGATCTAATTGGCATAATTAGTCTCAAAATTGTGACCCGTTCATGCCAGCTGTCAGTTGAGACAAGAAATACCTTGAAAGTCAGGAACTGTAATATTGATGGATATTGTGGTTCTGCAGATAAGAGGAATCTCAAAGCCATTTGTTTCACTTGAGAATCGTATGTGTCCTTTCAACTACTGTATCTGATTTGTATGTCTCAAAATACACTTACTACTGTTGCACCAGCAAAATTATATTGATTGCACAATTCTTCACACTTTCTAATAATTTCTCAATGTGTGTGTTATATTCTGGCAGGATATCAGCCCTATGAAGGTCATAAAGGATTTTGTCCTCCGGTGTCACGGCTGAGGAATGTTTTGACACATCCAGCTTCCTCTGGaagataaataaataactgaAGAGCTGGTCTGATAATATATCAACCTTGTCTGTCAAAGAGGCTTCGATTGGACACGCTCAGGGAAAAGTTGGTCAGAGTAGAAAGTTGACAGGTCCTCGACGACGACTCTTGGTAAATCAAAGACTAGCAGTGACATGAAAAGGAAGGGAAGGGCTTGGGGACAGAAGTGATCAGGGGACAGCAATGGCACCAAGGAAGACTATGCCTGGCTG of Salmo salar chromosome ssa01, Ssal_v3.1, whole genome shotgun sequence contains these proteins:
- the mthfd1b gene encoding C-1-tetrahydrofolate synthase, cytoplasmic gives rise to the protein MSAQIISGKEVSAQVRERLKKDVAQMKTQDPNFRPGLVVLQVGDRDDSNLYISMKLKAAAEIGINATHLRLPKTATEDEVLHSIMEVNGNSAIHGLIVQLPLDSIHKIDTEKVTNVVAPEKDVDGLTSINAGKLSRGDLGDCFIPCTPNGCMELIRQTGVSVAGKRAVVIGRSKIVGAPMHDLLLWNHATVTTCHSKTADLAAEVGRADILVVGIGKAEMVKGDWVKKGAVVIDCGINHIPDETRPSGKRVVGDVHYSSVKEQAGFITPVPGGVGPMTVAMLMQNTVLSAKRFLESHQPGKWSITYTKLILQKPVPSDIVISRSCVPKPIDRLATEVGLLSDEVELYGKTKAKVQLDIINRLRAQPDGKYVVVTGITPTPLGEGKSTTTIGLVQALGAHMKLNVFACVRQPSQGPTFGIKGGAAGGGYSQVIPMEEFNLHLTGDIHAITAANNLVAAAIDARLFHEATQTDKALYNRLVPLSGGQRTFSPIQINRLKRLGIEKTDPTTLTEEEITRFARLDMDPDSITWHRVLDTNDRFLRKITIGQSPTEKGHTREAQFSITVASEIMAVLALTSSLKDMRQRLAKMVVATSRSGQPITTEDLGVSGALTVLMRDAIKPNLMQTLEGTPVFVHAGPFANIAHGNSSILADKIALKLVGPEGFVVTEAGFGADIGMEKFFNIKCRYSGLRPHVVVLVATVRALKMHGGGPTVTAGMALPKEYVEENLELLEKGCSNMRKQVENARHFGVPVVVAVNAFKTDTESELDLICTLAKEVGAFDAVRCSHWAEGGAGAVALGQAVRRASEAPSDFKFLYDVELPIADKIRIIAQKIYGADDIELLPDAQHKVALYTKQGFGNLPICMAKTHLSLSHEADKKGVPTGFVLPIRDIRASVGAGFLYPLVGTMPTIPGLPTRPCFYDIDLDPETEQVNGLF